TGGTTCTCATTTAGTAGAACAACTTTTAAAAAATGGACATTCTGTCATCAATGTTGACAGCTTCGACGATTTTTATCATTATAAAATTAAAGTTCAAAACACTCTAGACTCTTTAAACAATAAAATTGGGTTTAGTTTTACTGATAAAGAATCTGACATCAATAATCTCGTATCCTTGACAGGATCAGAATCTTACCAACTTTGTTATCAAGACATTCGTGATAAGCAAGGTCTTGAGGAAATATTCAAAAAACATAAAATTGATCTGGTAATTCATTTGGCGGCTTTAGCAGGTGTTCGGCCTTCTATTGAAAGACCTTTGGACTATGAGGCGGTAAATATCCGTGGAACTCAGAATCTTTGGGAACTTTGTAAAGAATTTGGAATTAAAAAATTCGTTTGCGCTTCATCATCAAGTGTTTACGGAAACCAAGAAAAAATTCCGTTTTCTGAATCTGACAATGTAGACAATCCAATTTCTCCTTATGCAGCAACCAAAAAAAGTGGCGAAATCTTAGGTCATGTTTATCATCATCTTTATAATATAGATATGATTCAGCTTAGGTTTTTTACGGTTTATGGACCAAGGCAAAGACCAGATTTGGCTATTCATAAATTTACTAAATTGATTTTTGAAAATCAAGAAATCCCTTTCTACGGCGACGGTTCTACTGCCAGAGATTATACTTTTATTGATGATATTATTGATGGAGTTCTAAAGTCTATAAATTATCTTGAGAATAATAATGATATTTATGAGATTGTAAATCTTGGGGAAAGCGAAGTTATTACTTTGAATGAAATGGTTTCAACATTAGAAAATGCCATTGGCAAAAAAGCAGTCAGAAAAAATCTGCCAATGCAAGCCGGAGATGTCATAAAAACCAATGCGGACATCACAAAAGCCAAGTCTCTGATTGGCTATAATCCGACCACAAACTTCCAAAATGGCACAAAAAAATTTGTGGAATGGTTTTTGGGAAATCGGCAATAACAGATCTCTGATAACAGAAATTTTGGAAATAAGATGAATTTATTTTTAAATATTATTGAAAATCAGTAGAAATATGTATAAAGTATCACCTAATTTTTTACTTTTGCAAAAATTTTAAATTATGTATTGGACATTAGAATTAGCTTCATATTTAAGCGATGCACCTTGGCCGATGACCAAGGCAGAATTAATTGATTACGCCATCAGAACAGGAGCACCTATGGAAGTTGTAGAAAACCTTCAGGCCATTGAGGATGAAGGAGAAATCTATGACGCTATCGACGAAATCTGGAGCGATTATCCTACAGACGAGGATTACCTTTGGAACGAAGACGAATATTAAGTCAAAAATAAGCTGAACTATAATAGATTTAGCTTAAAAATATATCA
The genomic region above belongs to Epilithonimonas zeae and contains:
- a CDS encoding GDP-mannose 4,6-dehydratase: MNYLVTGGSGFIGSHLVEQLLKNGHSVINVDSFDDFYHYKIKVQNTLDSLNNKIGFSFTDKESDINNLVSLTGSESYQLCYQDIRDKQGLEEIFKKHKIDLVIHLAALAGVRPSIERPLDYEAVNIRGTQNLWELCKEFGIKKFVCASSSSVYGNQEKIPFSESDNVDNPISPYAATKKSGEILGHVYHHLYNIDMIQLRFFTVYGPRQRPDLAIHKFTKLIFENQEIPFYGDGSTARDYTFIDDIIDGVLKSINYLENNNDIYEIVNLGESEVITLNEMVSTLENAIGKKAVRKNLPMQAGDVIKTNADITKAKSLIGYNPTTNFQNGTKKFVEWFLGNRQ
- a CDS encoding DUF2795 domain-containing protein; amino-acid sequence: MYWTLELASYLSDAPWPMTKAELIDYAIRTGAPMEVVENLQAIEDEGEIYDAIDEIWSDYPTDEDYLWNEDEY